A stretch of Desulfurivibrio alkaliphilus AHT 2 DNA encodes these proteins:
- a CDS encoding sigma-54-dependent transcriptional regulator codes for MGANTYPDQPILLVDDEEHALASFDIALKTHGITNTIRCPDGRRVPEIVADTEVEVILLDLIMPGISGQELLSQLNESHPEIPVIVITGVNEVETAVDCMRRGAFDYLVKPVKTDQMLPSVTRALEVRQLRRENSLLADRFFTNDLSHPEAFAGIITDHPKMQAVFQYCEAVAEGRQPVLITGETGVGKEEIAKALHRLSKRRGRFVTVNVAGLDDQLFTDTLFGHAKGAFTGADQARPGLVEKAKGGTLFLDEIGDLSPTSQVKLLRFLETREYYPLGSDQAKKTDARVLVATHKDPDQLRTEGALRNDLYYRLRTHHVHLPPLRERTEDIPLLLDHFLGEAAREFRKKKPVYHQEIIPLLKNYYFPGNIRELRAMVFDAMSGHRARLLRTETFIKAVQGKLGSPDQPRPAAPSYDTEWAQKLDRLPTLKAAAATLVEEALRRSGNNQRVAASLLGITPQALNQRLKRQ; via the coding sequence ATGGGTGCCAACACCTATCCCGACCAACCGATTCTACTGGTTGACGACGAAGAACATGCGCTGGCGAGCTTTGATATCGCCCTGAAGACCCACGGCATAACCAACACCATCCGCTGCCCGGACGGCCGCCGGGTGCCAGAAATAGTTGCCGACACGGAAGTCGAGGTCATTTTACTGGACCTGATCATGCCCGGGATTTCCGGACAGGAGCTGTTAAGCCAGCTCAATGAGAGCCATCCGGAGATCCCGGTGATCGTGATCACCGGGGTCAACGAGGTGGAAACGGCGGTGGACTGCATGCGCCGCGGCGCCTTCGATTACCTGGTCAAACCGGTAAAGACCGACCAGATGCTGCCCAGCGTCACCCGGGCCCTGGAAGTTCGGCAATTACGCCGGGAAAACTCGCTGCTGGCCGACCGTTTTTTCACCAACGACCTGAGCCACCCCGAGGCCTTTGCCGGGATTATCACCGACCACCCCAAAATGCAGGCGGTTTTCCAATACTGCGAGGCGGTGGCCGAGGGGCGCCAGCCGGTACTGATCACCGGTGAAACCGGAGTGGGCAAAGAGGAAATCGCCAAGGCCCTCCACCGCCTGAGCAAACGACGGGGGCGCTTTGTCACCGTCAACGTGGCCGGGCTTGATGACCAGTTGTTCACCGACACCCTGTTTGGGCATGCCAAAGGGGCCTTTACCGGTGCCGACCAGGCCCGCCCGGGGCTGGTGGAAAAGGCCAAGGGCGGCACCCTGTTTCTCGATGAGATCGGCGATTTGAGCCCCACCTCCCAGGTCAAGCTGCTGCGCTTTCTGGAAACCCGGGAGTACTACCCACTGGGTTCCGATCAGGCAAAAAAAACCGACGCCCGGGTCCTGGTGGCCACCCACAAGGATCCCGATCAATTGCGGACGGAAGGGGCCCTGCGCAACGACCTCTATTACCGGTTGCGCACCCACCATGTCCACCTGCCGCCACTGCGTGAGCGCACCGAAGATATCCCGCTGCTGCTGGACCACTTCCTCGGCGAGGCGGCCCGGGAGTTCCGCAAGAAAAAACCTGTTTACCACCAGGAAATCATCCCGCTGCTGAAAAACTATTATTTTCCGGGCAATATCCGGGAGCTCAGGGCCATGGTCTTTGACGCCATGAGCGGCCACCGTGCCCGGCTGCTGCGCACCGAAACCTTTATCAAGGCGGTGCAGGGAAAGCTGGGCTCCCCCGATCAACCCCGACCGGCGGCGCCCTCTTACGACACCGAATGGGCCCAGAAGCTGGACCGGCTCCCGACCTTGAAAGCGGCCGCCGCCACCCTGGTGGAGGAAGCCCTGCGCCGTTCCGGCAATAACCAGCGGGTGGCCGCCAGCCTGCTGGGCATCACCCCACAGGCCCTGAACCAACGCCTGAAACGGCAATAG
- a CDS encoding SH3 domain-containing protein — translation MVTHRLLTTLNRPLPLVPRRGLIVLIAALLLALPATALADYVSVQRDKINIRSGPGTDHEILWEVFRDFPLKVISRQGEWAQIEDFEKDRGWVYTPLVGNEKRVIVQVEVANLRVGPGTNYEVKATVRYGVVFEPLERRRDWVKLQHSDGTTGWMSTNLLWPSDII, via the coding sequence ATGGTAACCCATCGTTTACTGACCACACTGAACCGACCTTTGCCGCTTGTTCCCCGCCGGGGGCTGATCGTGCTGATTGCCGCCCTGCTGCTGGCCTTGCCCGCCACTGCGCTGGCCGATTACGTAAGCGTTCAGCGGGACAAAATCAACATCCGCTCCGGCCCGGGAACTGACCATGAAATTCTATGGGAAGTTTTTCGCGACTTCCCCCTTAAAGTTATCAGCCGGCAGGGAGAGTGGGCCCAAATTGAAGATTTTGAAAAAGATCGGGGCTGGGTCTACACCCCCCTGGTCGGCAATGAAAAAAGGGTAATCGTGCAGGTGGAGGTCGCCAACCTGCGGGTCGGCCCCGGTACCAATTACGAGGTGAAGGCCACAGTCCGTTACGGGGTGGTTTTCGAACCCCTGGAACGGCGCCGGGACTGGGTTAAACTCCAGCACAGCGACGGCACCACCGGCTGGATGAGCACCAACCTGCTCTGGCCCTCCGATATTATTTAA
- a CDS encoding HD family phosphohydrolase: MKTGKEPDAHKPTMGDNHDRQRLQNHLAQLAAIGIALSAEHDLPVLLEKIVDEARAFANADAGTLYLLDDHGRHLEFAIIQNTTMGVRMGGSAGPITWPPVPLYIDGAGNHTNVSSHTALTGEIVNIPDVYQAKGFDFSGTRQFDAGTGYRSVSMLLIPMQNKEGEIIGVLQLINAQDQQRRPIPFPPEDVDLIASLASQAAVAITNVRLYRDLENLFDAFIKTIAITIDEKSPHTAGHIRRVQALTMDIAQAMNEDRGRFRDFQLNTDELRELSIAAWLHDIGKIVTPERLVSKATKLEALHDRIALVKARYEIHKRDRQIQALRQALARQQPNPAGPDNGSGPVASAFEKLEVELTALDEEQRFLEQCNLPTEHLDEKKIARLQEIAARPCTEGNRECRLTADELDNLSIRKGTLNDKERKIIENHVLVTHKMLSELPFPKKLRQVPQYAAGHHEKLDGSGYPFGLTADRIPLPTRIIAIADIFEALTAPDRPYKKPMPLSRALEIMESMQQAGHIDPDILAFFIEHKVYRHYAKRELSPAQQDC; encoded by the coding sequence ATGAAGACCGGCAAAGAACCAGATGCCCACAAGCCAACCATGGGCGACAACCATGACCGGCAGCGCCTGCAAAACCACCTGGCCCAACTGGCCGCCATCGGAATCGCCCTTTCCGCCGAACATGACCTGCCGGTACTGCTGGAAAAGATCGTCGACGAGGCCCGGGCCTTTGCCAACGCCGACGCCGGCACCCTTTACCTGCTCGACGACCACGGCCGGCACCTGGAATTCGCCATTATCCAGAATACCACCATGGGGGTCCGGATGGGCGGCAGCGCCGGCCCCATCACCTGGCCGCCGGTACCACTTTATATCGATGGTGCGGGCAACCACACCAACGTCTCCAGCCACACCGCCTTAACCGGTGAAATCGTCAACATCCCGGACGTATACCAGGCCAAAGGGTTCGACTTCAGCGGCACCCGCCAGTTTGATGCCGGTACCGGCTACCGCTCGGTATCGATGCTGCTGATCCCCATGCAGAACAAGGAAGGAGAGATCATCGGGGTGCTGCAGTTGATCAATGCCCAGGACCAGCAGAGGCGCCCTATCCCCTTCCCCCCCGAGGACGTAGACCTGATTGCTTCTCTGGCCTCCCAGGCTGCCGTGGCCATTACCAACGTCCGCCTCTACCGCGACCTGGAAAATCTCTTTGACGCCTTCATTAAAACCATCGCCATTACCATCGACGAAAAATCACCCCACACCGCCGGCCACATCCGCCGGGTCCAGGCCCTGACCATGGATATTGCCCAGGCAATGAATGAAGACCGGGGCCGGTTCCGGGACTTTCAACTCAACACAGATGAACTGCGGGAGCTCAGCATCGCCGCCTGGCTGCATGATATCGGCAAAATCGTCACCCCGGAGCGCCTGGTGTCCAAAGCCACCAAGCTGGAGGCCCTCCATGACCGCATCGCACTGGTAAAAGCCCGTTACGAGATCCACAAGCGAGATCGACAGATCCAGGCCCTACGCCAGGCCCTGGCTCGGCAACAGCCAAACCCGGCCGGCCCGGATAACGGCTCCGGCCCTGTGGCATCGGCGTTTGAGAAGCTGGAGGTGGAGCTGACGGCCCTGGACGAGGAACAACGCTTCCTGGAGCAGTGCAACCTGCCCACGGAGCACCTGGATGAGAAGAAGATCGCCAGGCTGCAGGAAATTGCCGCTCGCCCCTGTACCGAAGGGAATCGTGAGTGCCGGCTGACCGCCGACGAACTGGACAACCTCAGCATCCGCAAAGGAACCCTCAACGATAAAGAACGGAAAATCATTGAAAACCATGTCCTGGTCACCCACAAAATGCTGAGTGAACTGCCCTTCCCTAAAAAACTGCGGCAAGTTCCCCAATATGCCGCCGGGCACCATGAAAAACTAGACGGCAGCGGCTATCCCTTCGGCCTCACTGCCGACCGAATCCCGCTACCGACTAGAATCATCGCCATCGCCGATATCTTTGAAGCTTTGACCGCCCCGGACCGCCCCTACAAAAAGCCCATGCCCCTCTCCCGGGCCCTGGAAATCATGGAGTCCATGCAACAGGCAGGACACATCGATCCGGACATCCTGGCCTTTTTCATCGAGCACAAGGTTTATCGCCATTACGCCAAGCGGGAATTATCTCCGGCACAACAGGACTGCTGA
- a CDS encoding TlyA family RNA methyltransferase, with the protein MKQRLDKLLVTRGLAPSRQRAQALIAAGQVRGEHGQVLDKAGTLLPPATPLQVKENPCPFVSRGGLKLAAALDYFAVDPANLVALDIGASTGGFTDCLLQRGAARVYAVDVGYGQLAWKLRQDPRVVVMERTNARHLTTTDIPEAIDLAVMDASFISLELLLPPLLPLLKPAALIIPLIKPQFEVGKGKVGKGGVVRDQELHREVVSRLQNFTAELGLSWQGVITSPVPGPKGNLEFLALLQIGPPEKA; encoded by the coding sequence ATGAAACAGCGCCTGGACAAATTGCTGGTAACCCGCGGCCTGGCCCCTAGCCGGCAACGGGCCCAGGCCCTGATCGCCGCCGGCCAGGTGCGGGGGGAGCACGGCCAGGTGCTGGACAAAGCCGGCACCCTGCTGCCGCCGGCCACCCCGCTGCAGGTAAAAGAGAATCCCTGCCCGTTTGTCAGCCGGGGCGGCTTGAAGCTGGCCGCCGCCTTGGATTATTTTGCCGTTGACCCCGCCAATCTGGTGGCCCTGGATATCGGCGCCTCCACCGGCGGCTTCACCGACTGCCTGCTGCAACGCGGTGCCGCCCGGGTTTACGCGGTGGATGTGGGTTACGGCCAACTGGCCTGGAAACTGCGCCAGGACCCGCGGGTGGTGGTTATGGAGCGGACCAATGCCCGCCATTTAACCACCACCGATATCCCCGAGGCCATCGACCTGGCGGTGATGGACGCCTCTTTTATTTCGCTGGAGTTGCTGCTGCCGCCGCTGCTGCCCTTACTCAAGCCGGCAGCCCTGATTATTCCTTTAATTAAGCCGCAGTTTGAAGTGGGCAAGGGCAAGGTCGGCAAAGGCGGGGTGGTGCGCGACCAGGAACTGCACCGGGAAGTGGTCTCCCGGCTGCAAAATTTCACCGCCGAACTCGGCTTAAGCTGGCAGGGTGTGATCACCTCGCCGGTGCCGGGCCCCAAAGGAAACCTGGAATTTCTGGCCCTGTTACAGATCGGGCCGCCCGAAAAAGCCTGA
- the glmM gene encoding phosphoglucosamine mutase, with the protein MRRLFGTDGIRGMANLYPMTTEIAMQVGRGLAFLVKQQSHRHRIVIGKDTRLSGYMIENALAAGICSMGVDILLVGPLPTPGIAFITTSMRADAGVVISASHNPFADNGIKIFAADGYKLPDAEELAIEDLIFSQKMAALRPTAEEVGRATRIDDARGRYIVYLKNAFPADLSLDDLHIVLDCANGAGYGVAPHVFSELGAKVTTIGAEPDGTNINRECGALCPEIMAAKVRETGADIGLALDGDADRLMVADETGTILNGDQIMAICAADLLAEKRLRHKTLVATVMSNLGLEHFMRAHGGRLERTPVGDRYVVERMRTKGYNFGGEQSGHLIFLDHNTTGDGILAALRLLAVMLKQNKRLSELAGLMTAVPQVLENVRLERPAAPDKIKGLKKLVNAAEAELGREGRILIRPSGTEPLIRVMVEGADQARIGMIAKEICEHIKQQTT; encoded by the coding sequence ATGAGAAGATTATTCGGCACCGACGGCATCAGGGGCATGGCCAACCTCTACCCCATGACCACCGAGATCGCCATGCAGGTCGGCCGCGGCCTGGCCTTCCTGGTTAAGCAGCAAAGCCACCGCCACCGCATTGTGATTGGCAAAGATACCCGCCTTTCCGGCTACATGATCGAAAACGCCCTGGCCGCCGGAATCTGTTCCATGGGAGTGGACATTCTGCTGGTGGGCCCCCTGCCGACCCCGGGGATCGCCTTTATCACCACCAGCATGCGAGCCGATGCCGGGGTGGTGATCTCCGCCTCCCACAATCCCTTTGCCGACAACGGGATCAAGATCTTTGCCGCCGACGGTTACAAACTTCCCGATGCCGAAGAACTGGCCATCGAAGATTTGATTTTTTCACAAAAAATGGCAGCCCTGCGCCCCACCGCCGAGGAAGTCGGCCGCGCCACCCGCATCGATGACGCCCGGGGCCGCTATATCGTTTACCTGAAAAACGCCTTTCCCGCCGATCTCAGCCTGGACGATCTCCATATTGTCCTGGACTGCGCCAACGGGGCCGGCTACGGGGTAGCCCCCCATGTGTTCAGCGAACTGGGGGCCAAAGTTACCACCATCGGGGCCGAACCCGACGGCACCAACATCAACCGCGAATGCGGGGCGCTCTGCCCGGAGATCATGGCCGCCAAGGTACGCGAGACCGGGGCGGATATCGGCCTGGCTTTGGACGGTGACGCCGATCGCCTGATGGTGGCCGACGAAACCGGCACCATCCTGAACGGCGACCAGATCATGGCCATCTGCGCCGCCGACCTGCTGGCCGAGAAAAGGTTACGCCACAAAACCCTGGTGGCCACCGTGATGAGCAATCTCGGCCTGGAACACTTTATGCGGGCCCATGGCGGCCGGCTGGAGCGGACCCCGGTGGGGGACCGCTACGTGGTGGAACGAATGCGCACCAAGGGGTATAATTTCGGCGGCGAACAATCGGGACACCTGATCTTTTTGGACCACAACACCACCGGCGACGGCATCCTCGCCGCCCTGCGCCTGCTGGCGGTCATGCTCAAGCAGAACAAAAGGCTCTCGGAACTGGCCGGCCTGATGACCGCCGTCCCCCAGGTGCTGGAAAATGTCCGCCTGGAACGACCGGCTGCCCCCGACAAAATCAAGGGCCTTAAAAAACTGGTCAACGCCGCTGAGGCCGAACTGGGCCGAGAGGGGCGTATTCTCATCCGCCCCTCCGGCACCGAGCCGCTGATCAGGGTCATGGTGGAGGGCGCCGACCAGGCCCGGATCGGCATGATCGCCAAAGAAATCTGCGAGCACATTAAGCAGCAGACCACTTAA
- a CDS encoding CdaR family protein, with amino-acid sequence MEKLVEQIKKAATTEVADYWPKDWVLRLLALLFAVLLWHFVVGEDKIDTHVLVPVELVNLPRDMVIVNQYKQQLEVTIAGPRGLIDGLRRQNVTRTINLAGAQPGTMAIRNDPDSIPFPRGIEVLRVQPAHTTLHIDHLQEKNFPVEPKITGQPAPGYLLLQVQADPATISIRGPATLLGQTDQLPTVPVDIEGLTETTSRQVALVMDEKLTELLGETTVKVRLIIEPEEAENDENRRDTEPVPLLPEQPQP; translated from the coding sequence ATGGAAAAACTGGTTGAACAAATAAAAAAGGCGGCCACCACCGAGGTCGCCGACTACTGGCCCAAAGACTGGGTATTGCGCCTGCTGGCCCTGCTCTTTGCCGTGCTGCTGTGGCATTTCGTGGTCGGCGAGGACAAAATCGACACCCATGTGCTGGTGCCGGTGGAGTTGGTCAACCTGCCCCGCGACATGGTGATTGTCAACCAGTACAAACAGCAACTGGAGGTGACCATCGCCGGCCCGCGGGGGCTGATCGACGGCCTGCGGCGCCAGAACGTTACCCGCACCATCAACCTGGCCGGGGCCCAACCAGGAACCATGGCCATCCGCAACGACCCGGACTCAATACCTTTCCCACGTGGAATCGAGGTGTTACGGGTGCAGCCAGCCCATACCACCCTGCATATCGACCACCTGCAAGAAAAAAACTTCCCGGTGGAGCCGAAGATCACCGGTCAACCGGCACCGGGCTACTTGTTGCTACAGGTCCAGGCCGACCCGGCCACCATCAGCATCCGCGGCCCGGCGACCCTGCTGGGCCAGACCGACCAGCTGCCCACCGTGCCCGTCGACATCGAAGGCTTAACCGAAACCACCAGCCGCCAGGTTGCCCTGGTCATGGACGAAAAGCTGACGGAGTTGCTGGGCGAAACCACGGTCAAGGTCCGGCTGATCATTGAGCCCGAAGAGGCGGAAAACGATGAAAACAGGCGGGATACCGAACCGGTCCCGCTGCTTCCGGAGCAGCCGCAGCCATGA
- the cdaA gene encoding diadenylate cyclase CdaA yields MLTNLTSLRWQDVLDILIVAYLIYRIMLLIRGTRAVQMLVGIAVLIVIYFAARELEFLTLYWLLGSFLSSLFLIIIIIFQRDIRRALTQFGRTPFSKSSEETLHVLGETVKAAYALSRDRIGALIVIERRTGLKDFLESGQSLNAEVSHQLLYSLFLHNSPLHDGAVIIVDDKIAAAGCFLPLTKNPYISKHLGTRHRAAIGVTEETDAVVIVVSEETGRVSLAQHGALTLDLDEQALRSRLDNIFLPKEYISPKLWKNWLNK; encoded by the coding sequence ATGCTGACGAACCTGACCTCACTGAGATGGCAAGACGTACTCGATATCCTGATCGTTGCTTATCTCATTTACCGGATCATGCTGCTGATCAGAGGCACCCGGGCGGTCCAGATGCTCGTCGGTATCGCGGTACTGATCGTGATTTATTTTGCGGCCCGGGAGTTGGAGTTTCTAACCCTTTACTGGCTGCTGGGCTCGTTTTTAAGCTCCCTTTTCCTGATTATCATCATTATTTTTCAGCGTGATATCCGCCGCGCCCTGACCCAGTTCGGGCGTACCCCCTTCAGCAAATCCAGCGAGGAAACCCTTCATGTTCTGGGGGAAACGGTCAAGGCGGCTTATGCCCTCTCCCGCGACCGGATCGGAGCCCTGATCGTTATCGAACGGCGCACCGGGCTGAAGGATTTTCTGGAATCGGGCCAGAGCCTCAATGCCGAGGTCAGCCACCAGTTGCTTTACTCCTTGTTTTTGCACAACTCGCCGCTGCACGACGGGGCGGTGATCATCGTCGACGATAAAATCGCCGCCGCCGGCTGCTTTTTGCCGCTTACCAAAAACCCCTATATCAGCAAGCACCTGGGCACCCGCCACCGGGCGGCCATCGGGGTCACCGAAGAAACCGACGCGGTGGTCATCGTGGTTTCCGAAGAGACCGGTCGGGTCTCCCTGGCCCAGCACGGCGCCCTGACCCTGGACCTGGATGAACAGGCTTTGCGCAGCAGGCTGGACAATATTTTTCTGCCCAAAGAGTATATCTCTCCCAAGTTATGGAAAAACTGGTTGAACAAATAA
- the rpsT gene encoding 30S ribosomal protein S20: MANHKSAMKRNRQNVVRRERNRSNRSRLKTLYRRIDEAIVANSPEQARQALQNAVPMIAKAVNQGVLHRNTAARKISRLTRRVNAFAQNS, encoded by the coding sequence TTGGCGAATCATAAATCGGCGATGAAAAGAAATCGGCAGAATGTGGTCCGGCGCGAACGTAACCGGTCCAATCGCTCCCGCCTGAAGACCCTGTACCGGCGGATTGATGAGGCAATCGTGGCCAACTCCCCCGAGCAGGCCCGCCAGGCGTTGCAGAACGCGGTACCGATGATTGCCAAAGCGGTCAATCAAGGGGTTTTGCACCGCAACACCGCCGCCCGCAAGATCTCGCGGCTAACCCGTCGGGTTAATGCCTTCGCTCAGAACAGCTGA
- the trpE gene encoding anthranilate synthase component I, with translation MNGFEKFTQLAARHNLVPVTRELIIDLDTPLTIFSKVAADQSHAFLFESLEGGEKWGRYSFIGFDPLVIFASRGDQVLIRRLTPEAAAEIDRPPVFSEERRCGDPLQLLEQLLAELNPAVVDGSLPRFNGGAVGFLGYDMVRFMERLPDENPPLADCPDSSFLVPRVVLVYDNLRQRLTVVNWVVTGGDNDLARLYDRARQRLDRLEEALRQPLAPELLTDCQPDAAPPHNFTANMSPDQFKAMVEKAKEYIRAGDVIQVVLSQRFQATTSVAPLRLYRALRHINPSPYLFYLKLGDLVQIGSSPEILVRLEGEQIELRPIAGTRPRGRNAEEDLALEQELLADPKERAEHLMLVDLGRNDVGRVARYGSVEVRDLLVIERYSHVMHIVSGVHGRLAEGRNQFDVVRACFPAGTVSGAPKVRAMEIIEELEPQRRGPYAGAVGYFGFTGNMDFCITIRTFVLRGDELWVQAGAGIVADSDPESEYTETVNKSMGLRRALQLAEMDSGKQGR, from the coding sequence ATGAACGGTTTCGAAAAATTCACGCAACTTGCCGCCCGCCACAACCTGGTACCGGTCACCCGCGAGTTGATCATCGACCTTGATACCCCGCTGACCATCTTCAGTAAGGTGGCGGCTGACCAGTCCCACGCCTTTCTTTTTGAAAGCCTTGAGGGCGGTGAGAAATGGGGGCGCTATTCCTTTATCGGCTTTGATCCGCTGGTGATTTTTGCCAGTCGCGGCGACCAGGTGTTGATCCGTCGACTGACCCCGGAGGCGGCCGCCGAAATCGACCGGCCGCCGGTGTTCAGTGAAGAACGGCGGTGCGGGGACCCGCTGCAGTTGCTGGAACAGTTGCTCGCAGAACTCAATCCCGCCGTGGTCGACGGCTCGTTGCCCAGGTTCAACGGTGGCGCGGTGGGTTTCCTGGGTTACGACATGGTCCGCTTCATGGAGCGGCTGCCCGACGAAAATCCCCCCCTGGCCGATTGCCCCGACAGCAGTTTCCTGGTTCCCCGGGTGGTGCTGGTTTACGACAACCTGCGGCAGCGATTGACGGTGGTCAACTGGGTGGTTACCGGCGGGGATAACGACCTGGCCCGGCTTTATGACCGGGCCCGGCAGCGGTTGGATCGCCTGGAAGAGGCCCTCCGGCAACCCCTGGCCCCGGAGCTGCTCACCGATTGCCAGCCTGATGCCGCCCCTCCCCACAACTTCACCGCCAACATGAGCCCCGACCAGTTCAAGGCCATGGTGGAGAAAGCCAAGGAGTACATCCGGGCCGGTGATGTTATCCAGGTGGTGCTCTCCCAACGTTTCCAGGCCACCACCAGCGTTGCCCCCCTCCGGCTGTACCGGGCCCTGCGCCATATCAATCCCAGCCCCTACCTGTTTTATCTCAAGCTGGGCGACCTGGTCCAGATCGGATCATCTCCCGAGATTCTGGTGCGCCTGGAAGGCGAGCAGATCGAGCTGCGGCCCATCGCCGGCACCCGCCCCCGCGGCAGGAACGCCGAAGAAGATCTGGCCCTGGAGCAGGAACTGCTGGCCGATCCCAAGGAGCGGGCGGAACACCTGATGCTGGTGGACCTGGGCCGCAACGATGTGGGCCGGGTGGCCCGCTACGGTTCGGTGGAGGTCCGTGACCTGCTGGTGATCGAGCGTTACAGCCATGTGATGCATATCGTCTCGGGTGTCCACGGCCGGTTGGCTGAAGGCCGCAACCAGTTCGATGTGGTCAGGGCCTGTTTCCCCGCCGGCACGGTTTCTGGTGCCCCCAAGGTGCGGGCCATGGAGATCATCGAGGAACTGGAACCCCAGCGGCGGGGACCATATGCCGGGGCGGTGGGCTACTTCGGCTTTACCGGCAACATGGACTTCTGTATTACCATCCGTACCTTTGTCTTGCGGGGCGACGAGCTGTGGGTGCAGGCCGGGGCCGGGATTGTCGCCGATTCCGATCCGGAGTCGGAATACACGGAAACGGTCAACAAATCCATGGGTTTGCGCCGGGCCCTGCAACTGGCCGAGATGGATAGCGGTAAGCAAGGCCGATAA
- a CDS encoding anthranilate synthase component II gives MLVVIDNYDSFTYNIVQTLGGMGAEMVIYRNDEVDIATVEACRPHRLLISPGPCTPAQAGISVDLIRHFSGKIPVLGVCLGHQAIGEAFGGKIVRADRLMHGKTSMISHDGKGVFRGLPDPFEAMRYHSLAVEEESLPGCLEITARSDHGELMGLRHRELVVEGVQFHPESIMTPAGVGLLKNFIDPDYPSFLRG, from the coding sequence ATGCTGGTGGTAATCGACAATTACGACTCCTTCACCTACAACATCGTCCAAACCCTGGGAGGGATGGGGGCGGAGATGGTCATTTACCGCAACGACGAGGTGGATATCGCCACCGTGGAGGCCTGCCGCCCCCATCGGCTGCTGATTTCACCGGGCCCTTGCACTCCGGCCCAGGCGGGAATCTCCGTGGATCTGATTCGGCACTTCAGCGGTAAAATCCCGGTGTTGGGCGTCTGCCTGGGGCACCAGGCCATCGGTGAGGCCTTCGGCGGTAAAATCGTCCGGGCCGACCGCTTGATGCATGGTAAAACCAGCATGATCAGCCACGACGGCAAGGGAGTTTTTCGCGGCCTGCCCGATCCCTTCGAGGCCATGCGCTACCATTCTTTGGCGGTGGAGGAAGAGAGTTTGCCCGGCTGCCTGGAAATCACCGCCCGGTCGGACCATGGTGAGTTGATGGGCTTGCGGCACCGGGAACTGGTGGTGGAAGGCGTTCAGTTCCACCCCGAATCCATCATGACCCCGGCCGGGGTTGGGCTGCTGAAAAATTTTATTGATCCCGACTATCCGTCGTTCTTGCGCGGTTGA
- the trpD gene encoding anthranilate phosphoribosyltransferase: MIKEAIARVVAGHDLEETEMVGVMQEIMGGEATAAQIGAFITALRIKGETAAEITGAVRVMREKATPITPFTAEELAAGQVLIDTCGTGGDSSGTFNVSTTTAFVVAAAGLPVAKHGNRSITSSCGSADVLESLGVDLQLAPEQITAAIRQVGIGFMFAPALHGAMKHAIGPRREIGIRTIFNILGPLTNPAGANVQVMGVYDRALVETLAGVLGRLGSRRVMVVCGEGNVDEITVTGPTQIAEYHAGEVRSYTVSPEDFGLTRAGLAEISGGATAAEAATQLRAVLAGEPGPRRDMVLLNAAAVFIAAGRCPDWAAGVELARELIDNGAALAKLDALVAFCRKQKS; encoded by the coding sequence ATGATCAAGGAAGCGATTGCCCGGGTGGTGGCCGGCCATGATCTGGAGGAAACGGAGATGGTGGGGGTGATGCAGGAGATCATGGGCGGTGAGGCCACCGCCGCCCAGATCGGCGCTTTTATCACCGCCCTGCGGATCAAAGGGGAGACGGCGGCGGAGATCACCGGGGCCGTTCGAGTAATGCGGGAGAAAGCCACTCCCATTACCCCCTTCACCGCCGAAGAACTGGCGGCCGGGCAGGTGCTGATCGACACCTGCGGCACCGGTGGTGATTCCTCCGGCACCTTCAACGTTTCCACCACCACCGCCTTTGTGGTGGCCGCCGCCGGGCTGCCGGTGGCCAAACACGGCAACCGCTCCATTACCAGTTCCTGCGGCAGTGCCGATGTGCTGGAAAGCCTGGGGGTGGACCTGCAACTCGCCCCGGAGCAGATTACGGCAGCCATTCGCCAAGTGGGGATCGGCTTCATGTTCGCCCCGGCTCTGCACGGGGCCATGAAGCATGCCATCGGGCCCCGCCGGGAAATCGGGATTCGCACCATTTTCAATATTCTGGGTCCGCTGACCAATCCCGCCGGGGCCAACGTGCAGGTAATGGGGGTTTATGATCGCGCCCTGGTGGAAACCCTGGCCGGTGTGCTGGGCCGCTTGGGCAGCCGCCGGGTGATGGTGGTCTGCGGCGAGGGTAACGTCGATGAGATTACCGTCACCGGTCCCACCCAAATAGCCGAATACCACGCCGGTGAGGTGCGCAGCTATACCGTGTCCCCGGAAGATTTCGGGCTGACCCGGGCCGGGCTGGCCGAAATCAGCGGTGGCGCGACGGCTGCCGAGGCAGCGACACAGTTGCGGGCGGTGCTGGCCGGTGAGCCTGGTCCCCGCCGGGATATGGTGCTGCTCAATGCCGCCGCCGTGTTCATTGCCGCCGGGCGCTGTCCCGATTGGGCCGCCGGGGTTGAGCTGGCCCGGGAACTGATCGACAACGGGGCGGCGCTGGCCAAACTCGACGCCTTGGTAGCCTTCTGCCGGAAACAGAAATCATGA